In one window of Ovis aries strain OAR_USU_Benz2616 breed Rambouillet chromosome 5, ARS-UI_Ramb_v3.0, whole genome shotgun sequence DNA:
- the FAM53C gene encoding protein FAM53C produces MITLITEQLQKQTLDELKCTRFSISLPLPDHADISNCGNPFQLVSEGASWRGLPHCSCAEFQDSLNLSYHPSGLSLHLRPPSPGSSPQEQSLSQVLSPEPPDPEKLPVPPAPPSKRHCRSLSVPVDLSRWQPVWRPAPSKLWTPIKHRGSGGGGGPQVPHQSPPKRVSSLRFLQAPSASSQCAPAHRPYSPPFFSLALAQDSSHPSAASPQSGSWESDAESLSPCPPQRRFSLSPSLGPQASRFLPSARSSPASSPELPWRPRGLRNLPRSRSQPCDLDARKAGVKRRHEEDPRRLRPSLDFDKMNQKPYSGGLCLQETAREGSSISPPWFMACSPPPLSASCSPIGGSSQVLSESEEEEEGAVRWGRQALSKRTLCQQDFGDLDLNLIEEN; encoded by the exons ATGATAACCCTGATCACTGAGCAGCTACAGAAGCAGACTCTGGATGAGCTGAAATGCAcacgcttcagcatcagtctg CCTTTGCCTGATCATGCAGACATCTCCAACTGTGGGAACCCTTTCCAGCTTGTGTCTG AAGGTGCTTCCTGGAGGGGCCTGCCCCACTGTTCCTGTGCCGAGTTCCAGGATAGCCTCAACCTCAGCTACCACCCCTCAGGCTTGAGCCTGCACCTCAGACCACCCAGCCCAGGAAGTTCCCCACAGGAGCAGTCCCTCTCCCAAGTCCTAAGCCCTGAGCCCCCAGACCCAGAAAAGCTtcctgtgccccctgcccctccaTCTAAGAGGCACTGCCGCTCACTCTCAGTGCCCGTGGACCTGTCTCGCTGGCAGCCAGTGTGGCGGCCCGCCCCCTCCAAGCTGTGGACTCCCATCAAGCACCGGGGCAGTGGTGGAGGGGGTGGGCCACAGGTGCCTCACCAGAGCCCCCCGAAGCGGGTCTCCAGCCTCAGGTtcctccaagctcccagtgcctCGTCTCAATGTGCCCCAGCCCACAGACCCTACAGCCCCCCTTTCTTCAGCCTGGCCCTAGCCCAAGATTCTTCTCATCCCTCTGCCGCCTCCCCACAAAGTGGCTCCTGGGAGAGTGATGCTGAGTCCCTGTCACCTTGCCCACCCCAACGCCGCTTCTCCCTGTCACCCAGCCTGGGCCCACAGGCAAGCCGCTTCTTGCCCTCTGCCCGGAGCTCCCCTGCATCCTCCCCAGAGCTGCCCTGGCGACCTCGAGGCCTGCGCAATCTTCCCCGAAGCCGCTCACAGCCTTGTGATCTTGATGCCCGCAAAGCTGGGGTCAAGCGGCGCCATGAGGAGGACCCTCGGCGGCTGCGGCCTTCCTTGGACTTCGACAAGATGAATCAG aAACCATACTCAGGAGGTCTCTGTCTCCAAGAAACAGCCCGGGAAGGCAGCAGTATCTCTCCACCATGGTTCATGGCctgcagccccccacccctctctGCTTCCTGCAGCCCCATTGGGGGTTCCTCCCAGGTGCTGAGTGAAAgcgaagaggaagaggagggggccgTGCGGTGGGGGCGGCAGGCGCTAAGCAAGCGGACACTGTGCCAGCAGGACTTTGGGGACCTGGACTTGAATCTGATTGAGGAGAACTAA
- the LOC105612523 gene encoding oocyte-specific histone RNA stem-loop-binding protein 2-like: MEHKQPVWQMLRQDRICFPKKKVCEESLSSRIEMLNVGVSTEPCHARWELETDAAVLQRRQKQIDYGKRTPGYQCFLQQVPKAQRQPGLHPQTPNKNRRYSRRSWDAQIRKWRRALHSWDPPSQPLQAEGCRMDNLLEPMDSTPLDDWLQALEPSENQDEE; this comes from the exons ATGGAACATAAGCAGCCAGTGTGGCAGATGTTGCGGCAAGACAG AATCTGCTTCCCCAAAAAGAAGGTGTGTGAAGAGTCTTTATCCTCCAGGATAGAGATGTTGAATGTGGGAGTCAGTACAGAGCCCTGCCATGCCAG GTGGGAGCTAGAGACAGATGCAGCTGTCCTACAGCGGCGGCAAAAGCAGATAGATTATGGCAAGCGCACACCTGGTTACCAGTGCTTTCTGCAGCAGGTCCCCAA GGCACAGCGACAGCCAGGACTTCACCCTCAAACACCAAACAAGAACAGGAGGTACAGCCGTCGCTCCTGGGATGCCCAGATCAGGAAGTGGAGAAGAGCCCTACATTCCTGGGACCCTCCCAGCCAGCCTCTGCAGGCTGAGGG GTGCAGAATGGACAATCTCTTAGAGCCAATGGATTCCACCCCTTTGGATGACTGGCTCCAGGCCCTGGAACCCTCAGAGAATCAGGATGAAGAGTAG
- the LOC101110758 gene encoding small ribosomal subunit protein eS25: protein MPPKDDKKKKDAGKSAKKDKDPVNKSGGKAKKKKWSKGKVRDKLNNLVLFDKATYDKLCKEVPNYKLITPAVVSERLKIRGSLARAALQELLSKGLIKLVSKHRAQVIYTRNTKGGDAPAAGEDA from the coding sequence ATGCCGCCCAAGGACgacaagaagaagaaagatgcCGGAAAGTCGGCCAAGAAAGACAAAGATCCAGTGAACAAATCTGGGGGCAAGGCCAAAAAGAAGAAGTGGTCCAAAGGCAAAGTTCGGGACAAGCTCAATAACCTAGTCTTGTTTGACAAAGCAACATATGACAAACTCTGTAAAGAAGTTCCCAACTATAAACTTATAACTCCAGCTGTGGTCTCTGAGAGACTGAAGATTCGTGGTTCCCTGGCCAGAGCAGCCCTTCAGGAACTCCTTAGTAAAGGACTTATTAAACTGGTTTCAAAGCACAGAGCTCAAGTGATTTACACCAGAAACACCAAGGGTGGAGATGCCCCAGCTGCTGGTGAAGATGCATGA